In Campylobacter sp. 2014D-0216, the following proteins share a genomic window:
- a CDS encoding YajQ family cyclic di-GMP-binding protein, which produces MASEHSFDISGEIDKQELKNALEQAKKELDSRYDLKGIKSEIELSEKESVFKLICSSEAKLEVLKDIVISKLIKRGINPNGIKELSRESGANFRLNLKVNDAIDTDSAKKINKAIKDSKLKVTSSIRGNEIRVVGKQIDDLQNVMKIVKELNLELNLSFKNLK; this is translated from the coding sequence ATGGCAAGTGAACATAGTTTTGATATTAGCGGTGAAATTGATAAACAAGAGCTAAAAAATGCTTTAGAGCAAGCCAAAAAAGAACTTGATAGCAGATATGATTTAAAAGGTATCAAAAGTGAAATAGAACTAAGTGAAAAAGAAAGTGTATTTAAGCTTATTTGCTCTAGTGAAGCAAAGCTTGAAGTGCTTAAGGATATTGTGATTTCAAAGTTAATCAAAAGAGGGATCAATCCTAATGGCATTAAAGAATTAAGCAGAGAAAGTGGAGCTAATTTTAGACTGAATTTAAAAGTTAACGATGCTATTGATACAGATAGTGCTAAAAAAATCAATAAAGCCATTAAAGATAGCAAGCTAAAAGTAACTTCGAGTATCAGAGGTAATGAAATTCGAGTAGTTGGAAAACAAATTGATGATTTGCAAAATGTAATGAAAATAGTAAAAGAACTCAATTTAGAGCTTAATCTTAGTTTTAAAAATCTTAAATGA
- a CDS encoding D-2-hydroxyacid dehydrogenase translates to MKIVCLDAATLGGGDLSDFKSVGEFISYELTPKDEVISRIADAEVVMINKVIIDKEVIDQTNLKLILQLGTGVNNIDVEYANSKGIVVKNAAGYSTKSVLSHTFALLFAFLNQIPYYDQWSKDGLWTKSTMFTDFSRILHTLTGKRHGIIGLGVIGKEVAKVSQMFGSKICYYSTSGANFNNEYERVSLEELLKTCDVISIHAPLNDKTKNLLTKKELLLLKDEAILINVGRGGIINEADLAQVMNEKNIRVGLDVLEVEPMIKDHPLLSINNKENLIITPHVAWASQESIQNLIQIVFNNLKEFMENGK, encoded by the coding sequence ATGAAAATAGTATGCTTAGATGCCGCTACATTAGGCGGAGGGGATTTATCGGATTTTAAAAGTGTTGGAGAATTTATAAGCTATGAGCTTACTCCTAAAGATGAGGTCATCTCAAGAATAGCTGATGCTGAAGTAGTGATGATCAATAAAGTCATCATTGATAAAGAAGTCATTGATCAAACTAACTTGAAGTTGATTTTACAGCTTGGCACAGGGGTTAATAATATTGATGTAGAGTATGCAAATTCTAAAGGCATAGTGGTAAAAAACGCAGCCGGATACTCTACAAAAAGTGTATTAAGTCATACTTTTGCTTTGCTTTTTGCTTTTTTAAATCAAATTCCATATTATGATCAATGGAGCAAAGATGGACTTTGGACAAAAAGTACGATGTTTACTGATTTTAGCAGGATTTTACATACTTTAACAGGCAAAAGACATGGTATTATCGGACTTGGTGTGATTGGTAAAGAAGTGGCTAAAGTATCGCAAATGTTTGGTTCTAAAATTTGTTACTATTCAACTTCTGGAGCAAATTTTAATAATGAGTATGAAAGAGTAAGTCTTGAAGAGCTTTTGAAAACTTGTGATGTGATTAGCATTCATGCACCTTTAAACGACAAAACTAAAAATTTATTGACAAAAAAAGAATTGCTGCTTTTAAAAGATGAAGCTATTTTAATTAATGTGGGGCGTGGTGGGATCATCAATGAAGCAGACTTGGCACAAGTTATGAATGAGAAAAATATTAGAGTAGGGCTTGATGTGCTTGAAGTAGAGCCTATGATCAAAGATCATCCATTGCTTAGCATAAACAACAAGGAAAATCTAATCATCACCCCACATGTAGCATGGGCAAGTCAAGAATCGATACAAAATTTAATACAAATTGTATTTAATAATCTTAAGGAGTTTATGGAAAATGGCAAGTGA